The Eublepharis macularius isolate TG4126 chromosome 15, MPM_Emac_v1.0, whole genome shotgun sequence genomic interval gacagcagagatcccctcacctctgcaggagtataccgtataccctgcagctgtggacaagtttacatcgggaccacaaagcgtagcatccagacaagaataaaagaacatgaaagacactgcagacttggacagcctgaaaaatcagcagtggctgaacatagcctaactcaaacagggcacagtatcttattccaggacaccaaaatactggacaacacttccaactactttgtcagactgcacagggaagccattgaaattcacaagcataagcaaaacttcaacaggaaagaagaaaccttaagaatgaacagagcatgggctccagttctgaaaaacaccaggccaacaaaacactccacacccgacaatagccctgcagagaagattagcacatcaagcaccaatccatatgcaaaagaaccgcctcgggatacagtgaagcctcccgccattagcattccacaccctgggaaactcttacagaatgactcagctcaaccccacccctcctgagtagatacaatgacctacatcttttccacactgtgacactgagagatctctgtcttttggtgctacacctctgaagatgccagccacagctgctggcgaaacgtcaggaactacaatgccaagaccacggcaagacagcccggaaaacccccaacaaccatcgttctccggccgtgaaagccttcgacaatacatcatagaTAAAGAtgctaggagaaaaggaagcTAAGACATGGGAATCTTCATCACTTCCTGATATTTGCCAGGGATGACTTCAGTATTAAAATATAAAGCCTGTTGAAAGAGCAGGGCTAGGAGAAATAGCGTGGACCaggactgaggctatcgtactttggtcacatcatgagaacacaagattctctggaaaaggcaaCAATGctagaaaaggggaaggcagtaggaaaagagaaagccctaaaaggagatggctggactcaataaaagaagcaacatcccagtttgcaggatctgagcaagtctgttaatgataggacattttggaggtctctccttCATAGGGTCGTCGTAGgacagaggtgacttgatggcacataacacacacacaggctgggCCATGCCAAATTAGCTACTACTCTGTTCCCTTAAGGACATATTTTTTAGATGGAGGACAGGCCCAGTAAACTTTCACATCCCTTGCCCCTTGCAGTATTCTCTGCTTTCAGTTTTGCATGAGAATTGCCCCATTTTGATTTTTATAAAACTAGGCAAAGGAAGTATCATGGGAGGAATCTGTAAGACGAGATAGAGCTGGGCAAAGCCTACAAACCTGCGCAAGGTGATTGTTGAGCAAGTGTCACTGCAAAAAGCCAAAACCCCCACCACGTAAGTGTAATTGTATTTGTATGTAAATATGTATAGTTACCCATATTTGAAGTTCCAGCTATCTCGAAACAATATTGTTGGTCTCCAGTGCATTGGGCGATCTCTTCCTTGCATGTAAAACTGTGCATGGAATAACAGGCTGGACATATTTTTCCATTGAGATGAGTATTTATCGGTGGCACTgcatgaaagagagagacagttttGTCCTGAAAGAACAGCACCACCAAAATGATTAGGAATAAATTAGGGATCATTGTTGCCCAACTTTCTTGAACTTGTAGAGACCagaacaaaatggcttccatgagGGGCCAGGATCAGTCATAGGACCCAGCCCTCACAACAGCCCCTTTGATGACTGATCCTGGCCCCTCATGGAAACAAACCACTGGAAGGCTCCAAGCCAATAGACTTGCCAGTTTTGGTttgggaaatccttggagatttgagggtggtgccAGGGGAGATCAGaaactggggaagggaaggaacttAGCCagaatgtgataccatagagtctgtcCTCCTATCCAAATCAGGACTTTCCAGCTCAGAACCCCCATAATCAGTGGCTTGTAGAGAAAGTTCGGCCAAGCGGAAGACATTTTCGCGGTGAGGAAGCAAAAGTGGAAATCCAGGCTCCTAATGAAACATTTCCGGTGATTCTTAGAGAGGACTGGCGTCTCCTGTGgatttttctggaagtgacatcgcactGTTGACCCATCAGCTAAAGACCACGGTACTCAATGTAGAGTGGTTGTATCACAACGACTCTTGTGATCAGCAGGCCACACGAAGCCGCTAGGTGGGTCACGCATAATATATCTGTGAGGAGTCCGGATTTCTGCTTTTGACTCCTCATTGCAAGTGTCTTCTGCACGACTGAACTTTTTGTATGAGTCACTAACCTCAGGGACTCTGAGCTGGAAATCCGGATTTGGCTATGGCCATACACCCAACCATCATTGTGGCCTGACAAATAAAAACTTTACTCCAACAGGAGTTACTATTAAAAAGAGACCCAGAAAATATCTATGCAGCAGCGGAGGAGTTTACTTGTGCATTGGGATTCCTCTGTTGTTATCTAATGGTTCACTTGCTGCAAGCAATAGTAAGAAATTTGACACTGAACTGAAGGGGGAGAATGTAAGTTTTCTTTTTCAGAGGCTTGGAGCTGTGTGAGAGCATAGAGGGGAGGGGCTCAGTCGTGACATACAGGTGTGAGGGACCTTTGAGCACTCGTGTCCCACGCAGCAAGTAACTTTGGTCGCCAGTGTTCCGAAGCTGCCTAAATTTACAACAGCGAAGCCTTCCTCGCAAGCGCTGACTGGGAAACAAGTCTTCACAGTGGCCTTAATTTGGGGTCCTATATGGATGAGAAAGGAGACGGAGAAAAGGTATTTTAAGTAAATGAGACCAATATGGGGTGCTCAGCCCCTCTCCCCCATGGCTTACACTGCTCAGTATCTTTCGTAACCCTCACAAGATAACATCAAGCTGCCTTTTTGACACCGTGCAACGATCACACCCAGGCTGGATTACCGCAGTGCCCTCTTTGTGGGACTGCTTT includes:
- the LOC129343657 gene encoding phospholipase A2 inhibitor NAI-like isoform X2 — protein: MQSLLIICLLASLIATGMSLMCEICEGFGHTCEGPLHPCPSGFDTCGIIQTEGTVGPQIKATVKTCFPVSACEEGFAVVNLGSFGTLATKVTCCVGHECSKVPHTLPPINTHLNGKICPACYSMHSFTCKEEIAQCTGDQQYCFEIAGTSNMGFIF